The region ACTGTTAATAGTTTAATTAATAGCCACAACAATCACTTGCCACAAAATCCTTGATTGTAAAATAAATGCCGATAAATCACCTTGTCGGCATTTTTTTTCCCGGTTTGCCCTGCTAGAATAACCGCCACTTTTTTACCCTCGCTTTTCGGAAAAATTTTCAATGCGTACCAGTCAATATTTAGTTTCTACACTAAAAGAGACCCCAGCCAGTGCTGAGGTGGTCAGTCATCAATTAATGTTACGAGCGGGTTTAGTCAGAAACGTAGCTTCTGGCTTATACACTTGGCTGCCGACCGGCTTAAAGGTATTGCGTAAAGTCGAAAATATCGTCCGTGAGGAAATGGAACGTGCTGGCGCAATCGAAACCTTAATGCCAATGGTACAGCCAGCGGATCTATGGGAAGAATCTGGCCGCTGGGACGACTATGGCCCAGAGCTACTGCGCTTAAACGACCGTCATCAGCGCCCATTCGTGTTAGGCCCAACCCACGAAGAAGTAATCACTAAGCTGATCAGCAATGAAATTGCCTCGTACAAACAATTGCCACTGAACTTATTCCAAATTCAAACTAAGTTCCGTGATGAAATTCGTCCTCGTTTCGGTGTGATGCGTGGCCGTGAATTCTTGATGAAAGACGCTTACTCATTCCACACCACGGATGAGTGTTTAAAAGCTACCTACCAAGTGATGTTTGACGCTTACTGCCGTATTTTCGAGCGCTTAGGCTTAGAGTTCCGCCCAGTGATTGCCGATAACGGCTCCATTGGTGGTGAAGGTTCACACGAATTCCACGTACTAGCCGATAGCGGTGAAGACGATATTGCCTTCAGTGATGCCAGCGATTTCGCTGCCAACATTGAAAAAGCCGAAGCCCTTGCACCTGCGGGCGAGCGCCCAGCGCCAAGTGCGGAGTTAGCAAAAGTTGCAACACCTGATGCTAAAACCATTGCGGCGGTTGCTGAATTCTTAAAGGTTCCAGCAACATCAACCGTGAAAACCTTATTGGTACTAGGCGCGGCAGAAGAAGGCGAACAAGCACCTGTTATCGCATTAGTCGTGCGTGGCGATCACGAATTGAACGAAGTGAAAGCAGAAAACTTACCACAAATTGCTGCGCCGTTAACGTTTGCCACAGACGAGCAGATTTTAGCGGCAGCAGGTTGTAATGCTGGCTCAATTGGCCCGGTAAACCTTAACATTCCAGTGATTGTTGACCGCAGTGCCGCTCATTTAGCGGACTTTGTTTGTGGTGCGAACGAAGACGGTTACCACTTCACTGGTGCTAACTGGGATCGCGACGCAACAAACTACTCAGTTGAAGACATTCGCAACGTGGTTGAAGGCGACCCGAGCCCGTGTGGTCAAGGCAACATAGTGATCAAGCGCGGTATTGAAGTTGGTCACATCTTCCAACTGGGCAAGAAATACGCCGATGCGATGAACTGTGGTGTACTGACTGAAAATGGCAAGCACGAAACACTGACTATGGGTTGTTACGGTATTGGTGTGTCACGTATTGTTGCGGCAGCTATTGAGC is a window of Thalassotalea euphylliae DNA encoding:
- a CDS encoding proline--tRNA ligase, whose protein sequence is MRTSQYLVSTLKETPASAEVVSHQLMLRAGLVRNVASGLYTWLPTGLKVLRKVENIVREEMERAGAIETLMPMVQPADLWEESGRWDDYGPELLRLNDRHQRPFVLGPTHEEVITKLISNEIASYKQLPLNLFQIQTKFRDEIRPRFGVMRGREFLMKDAYSFHTTDECLKATYQVMFDAYCRIFERLGLEFRPVIADNGSIGGEGSHEFHVLADSGEDDIAFSDASDFAANIEKAEALAPAGERPAPSAELAKVATPDAKTIAAVAEFLKVPATSTVKTLLVLGAAEEGEQAPVIALVVRGDHELNEVKAENLPQIAAPLTFATDEQILAAAGCNAGSIGPVNLNIPVIVDRSAAHLADFVCGANEDGYHFTGANWDRDATNYSVEDIRNVVEGDPSPCGQGNIVIKRGIEVGHIFQLGKKYADAMNCGVLTENGKHETLTMGCYGIGVSRIVAAAIEQNHDKYGIKWPAAIAPFQVAIVPMNMHKSARVQETAEQLYSQLQQAGIEVLFDDRKERPGVMFADHELMGTPLLLVIGERNLDNQEIEVKNRITGEKSMIAIADVMSLF